ATTCATTTTTTTTAATTACAATAAATTCTAAATAAAGTTCAAAATGCAGTTTGTCAATATGCGGTTATATTATACAGATGTACAAGCCTAATGATAATTGCTAAAACTGCCCTTGCATATAAAGCAGCTATTATATCATCAATCATGATACCCCAACCACCTCTAATTTTTCTTTCAACCCACTTGATAGGCCAAGGCTTCCAGATATCGAATGCACGAAATAGAATAAAACCCACCGCAATACAATACCAGTTGTTAGGTATCATTATTGAAAAAAACAAAAACCCAACCATTTCATCCCATACAATGTTTGGATGATCGGTAATCTCAAAACCACGACCAGTGATGTCGCAAATGATCACTCCAAAAATAAAAAGAACACATGTTGTAATGCTATGGATCAGTGGAGAAAGTTGACATAAAAAAATAAAGGGCAACACCTAGTATCGTACCACATGTACCTGGCATCCAAGGTATTGTTCCAACTCCAAACCCACAAGATGTAAATTTTATTATTTGAATGATGCGAGAAATCCATATTTTTTTTTTATTAATCATAACGTTTTACTAATCTAGAGTTTTATTGGTCGTGTAATTGTTAACAATAACGCTACTCTGTTCTAAAAATCGAACATTGAAGAAAGCAGATTTTTAAAGCATGTTCCTAATTAAAATAAAACAAAGACACGAATTGGTAAATTATATCAATTGTATAAAAGAGAATCT
The genomic region above belongs to Coxiella endosymbiont of Amblyomma americanum and contains:
- a CDS encoding phosphatidylglycerophosphatase A family protein, coding for MLPFIFLCQLSPLIHSITTCVLFIFGVIICDITGRGFEITDHPNIVWDEMVGFLFFSIMIPNNWYCIAVGFILFRAFDIWKPWPIKWVERKIRGGWGIMIDDIIAALYARAVLAIIIRLVHLYNITAY